A stretch of the Teredinibacter haidensis genome encodes the following:
- a CDS encoding tetratricopeptide repeat protein yields MSLINKALKDLDQRKALAGGAALTSAISPTTAPPPRSLSRLFWVLFIVAISVSGIYFVLNTNGGSRGADQQTTPQRVLADTPPVTAVSSVTESKFVTLEVEDKMITSDLVSAASKMTSQAPPEDKTLPESEVVSGVSEKLAVLLVNAQVAFKNDRLTVPKGNSALDYYRQALAQDVSSAEARKGLVAIANRYSVLMDQAVTEGNTKRMSFLLDRVGSANIDIRGVARFREILAQMQLAGQQNIEPNIFTVKDPGANNVLPVSIKKTWATRDKEIAIIERDRYAEGSKALAKETLVKFINVNPGAVRSRLVLFDFLMQEGNVGAAAVLANATELNIVIASYLQSRILVAENNLAAALLLMRSQPFSQLSNDVEQSKLDPLVYEQYTSLLAALYQNKKNHIEAFRKYQLLVSLDARNANYWLGYAVSADALNQTKQALKAYEHLLTVGGVDTNVVSYVRNRIDALHADQQKIVGAPVNP; encoded by the coding sequence GTGAGTCTAATTAACAAAGCGCTTAAGGATTTAGATCAGCGCAAGGCCTTGGCCGGGGGTGCTGCCCTTACATCTGCCATTAGCCCGACGACAGCCCCCCCCCCTCGTTCTTTATCACGGCTGTTTTGGGTTTTGTTTATTGTCGCCATTTCCGTGAGCGGTATCTATTTCGTTTTGAACACAAATGGCGGCTCGCGGGGGGCTGATCAGCAAACGACTCCGCAGCGCGTGCTCGCTGATACCCCACCGGTTACAGCTGTGAGCAGTGTAACGGAGAGTAAATTTGTTACGCTGGAAGTTGAAGACAAAATGATCACTTCAGATCTTGTTTCGGCTGCATCGAAAATGACATCTCAAGCTCCTCCTGAAGACAAGACGCTACCCGAAAGTGAAGTGGTTTCCGGTGTTTCGGAAAAATTAGCGGTACTCTTGGTTAATGCTCAGGTCGCTTTTAAAAATGACCGGCTAACGGTCCCAAAAGGTAATAGTGCTCTCGACTATTATCGCCAGGCCTTGGCGCAGGATGTCTCTTCGGCGGAGGCGAGAAAAGGTTTAGTAGCGATCGCCAACCGGTACTCGGTACTTATGGATCAGGCTGTTACCGAAGGCAATACTAAGCGGATGTCTTTTTTACTGGATAGGGTAGGATCAGCCAATATTGATATTCGTGGTGTTGCTAGATTTAGAGAAATACTTGCACAGATGCAATTGGCAGGTCAGCAAAATATTGAACCTAATATTTTCACGGTTAAAGATCCTGGGGCCAATAACGTGTTACCGGTATCCATTAAAAAAACGTGGGCCACTCGAGATAAAGAAATAGCTATCATTGAGCGGGATCGCTATGCGGAGGGGAGCAAAGCCTTGGCAAAGGAAACGTTGGTAAAGTTTATCAATGTTAATCCGGGTGCAGTGAGGAGTCGACTGGTGTTATTCGATTTTCTTATGCAGGAGGGTAATGTCGGTGCAGCCGCTGTACTTGCGAATGCAACAGAGTTAAATATTGTGATTGCAAGTTATTTGCAGTCTCGAATTTTGGTTGCCGAAAATAATTTAGCTGCAGCTTTGTTGTTGATGCGCTCACAGCCGTTTTCTCAGCTTTCCAATGATGTTGAACAATCGAAACTGGATCCCCTGGTGTATGAGCAATACACTAGTTTGTTGGCCGCGCTATACCAAAACAAAAAAAACCATATCGAAGCTTTCCGTAAATATCAGTTACTAGTGTCTTTGGATGCGCGTAATGCAAATTACTGGCTGGGCTATGCAGTATCAGCAGATGCCCTGAATCAAACAAAGCAAGCATTAAAAGCGTATGAGCATTTGTTAACGGTGGGGGGTGTCGATACCAATGTTGTTAGCTACGTGCGTAATCGTATTGATGCACTACACGCAGATCAACAAAAAATAGTTGGGGCTCCGGTTAACCCATGA
- a CDS encoding ExeA family protein, translating into MYHQYFKLSEPPFSLTPDTQFFLNQQSHREALNTMLVALQHCEGFIKIVGEVGTGKTMLCRILLSKLKDKFVTAYIPNPYLTPEELKAFVAQEIGADYDPGMQAHVLMTSIYRKLMQLAHHGKQVVLVLDEAQAMPRETIESLRLLTNLETEKRKLLQVVMLGQPELDTLLSRPDLRQLKQRIIFSEYLKPFSRKGVADYIQHRLNSAGNSSKLFSSGALWLLSLGSGGIPRLINIVAHKALISAYGKGLSRVDIRQVAAAIIDTSETRFTGKLVAWHCRWPLFVSGGVY; encoded by the coding sequence ATGTACCATCAGTATTTTAAACTGTCTGAACCGCCGTTTTCACTCACGCCGGACACACAATTTTTTCTTAATCAACAGAGCCATCGTGAAGCCTTGAATACAATGTTGGTGGCGCTACAGCATTGTGAAGGATTTATAAAAATTGTTGGTGAAGTGGGAACAGGAAAAACGATGCTATGCCGTATCTTGCTCTCTAAACTGAAAGATAAATTTGTTACGGCCTATATTCCTAACCCCTACCTCACTCCTGAAGAGCTTAAAGCATTTGTCGCGCAGGAAATCGGTGCAGATTATGATCCAGGCATGCAGGCACATGTTTTGATGACCTCGATCTACCGTAAATTAATGCAGTTAGCTCATCACGGTAAGCAGGTGGTGTTGGTTCTCGATGAGGCTCAGGCTATGCCGAGAGAGACGATTGAGAGTTTACGTTTGCTTACCAATCTCGAGACAGAGAAGCGAAAATTATTACAGGTGGTGATGCTTGGACAGCCAGAGCTGGATACTTTGTTATCCCGCCCTGACTTGCGGCAATTAAAACAACGCATTATTTTTTCGGAATATTTGAAGCCATTTTCCAGAAAAGGCGTGGCCGACTATATTCAGCATCGTCTGAATTCTGCGGGAAACAGTTCCAAACTGTTTTCTTCTGGTGCTTTGTGGTTGTTAAGTTTGGGCTCGGGTGGGATTCCGCGCTTGATTAATATTGTTGCCCATAAAGCACTCATTAGCGCATATGGAAAAGGTTTGTCTCGTGTCGACATTAGACAGGTCGCCGCTGCAATTATTGATACCTCTGAAACGCGTTTTACAGGGAAACTGGTAGCCTGGCATTGTCGATGGCCATTATTCGTCAGTGGAGGTGTCTACTAG
- the mshL gene encoding pilus (MSHA type) biogenesis protein MshL — MKVIQTNFQLGKWLLVKLFTVTILTSCSSIPQDQTPAEKAMESSVAAHESYKQSQRQDVPEDISANLLNTAAGLSSTGSLSRAAEERFDISVNLVPARTFFLSLVADSGVNVVAHPEVSGFISLELKGVTIREVLNVTRDVYGYEYKLGSSIYTIYPRKLRTEVFPINYLDIQRVGVTDTSVSIGKISSDSSQGNSNGGNRSSGSSQGDSENLLGYIDNNKSSSGRSSGLTPGARIQTLNRTDFWSSVAETITAIIGSDAEGRMVMTSPQSGLVVVKALPNELSAVRKFLERAELSVKRQVVLETKILEVKLNDGFEAGIDWGAIGGSLALARTRSNQDGVLDESILSSVDGALSEAFRRTDTQNFTDTEVVSGVLDVLDLTQLLMLLETQGNVQVLSSPRISTVNNQKAIIRVGSDEFFVTGISNNTTTSASSIQNIPEVELESFFSGIALDVTPQIAEDGDVILHVHPIVSHVEDQIKEINVGDSLFSLPLALRDVRESDSIVRAKSGQIVVLGGLMQESTTDVAGKRPFLGDIPVVNSLFKTRQTKRVKTELVILMRPIVVDENTWEEELSRTTKNIGGMSDTYRARE; from the coding sequence ATGAAAGTTATTCAAACAAATTTTCAGCTGGGAAAATGGCTTCTCGTGAAGCTTTTTACAGTGACAATTTTGACATCCTGTTCCAGTATTCCGCAGGATCAAACACCCGCTGAAAAAGCTATGGAGAGTTCCGTTGCTGCTCATGAAAGTTACAAACAGTCTCAGCGACAGGATGTTCCCGAGGATATTTCGGCGAATTTGTTGAATACTGCAGCGGGTTTGAGTTCTACCGGCTCATTAAGCAGAGCTGCAGAAGAACGCTTTGATATATCGGTCAACCTCGTACCTGCCAGAACATTTTTCTTGAGCCTCGTGGCAGATTCCGGTGTGAATGTTGTTGCGCACCCGGAAGTCAGTGGCTTTATCTCTCTGGAGTTGAAAGGGGTTACCATTCGCGAAGTACTGAATGTCACGCGTGATGTCTATGGGTACGAATATAAGCTTGGTAGCAGTATTTACACCATTTACCCACGAAAATTAAGAACAGAAGTGTTCCCCATTAATTATTTGGATATACAGCGCGTTGGTGTCACCGATACGAGCGTCAGTATTGGAAAGATTTCGTCCGATAGCAGTCAAGGTAATAGCAATGGTGGTAATCGCTCTTCTGGAAGCAGCCAAGGCGACTCAGAAAATCTGTTGGGCTATATCGACAACAATAAATCAAGTTCCGGCCGATCCTCTGGCCTGACGCCCGGCGCGCGTATACAAACTTTGAATAGAACAGACTTCTGGTCTTCAGTTGCCGAGACGATTACTGCCATTATTGGCAGTGATGCGGAGGGGCGAATGGTGATGACAAGCCCGCAGTCGGGATTGGTGGTAGTTAAGGCGTTGCCAAACGAGCTTAGCGCTGTGCGAAAATTTCTAGAGCGTGCAGAGCTTAGTGTGAAAAGGCAAGTCGTTCTGGAAACGAAGATCCTGGAAGTGAAACTGAATGACGGTTTTGAAGCGGGTATTGACTGGGGGGCTATTGGTGGATCACTGGCTTTAGCTCGTACTAGGTCAAACCAGGATGGAGTTCTTGACGAATCAATTTTAAGTAGCGTAGACGGTGCGCTTTCCGAAGCCTTTCGTCGAACGGATACGCAAAATTTTACGGATACGGAAGTCGTATCCGGTGTGCTCGATGTGCTCGACCTAACGCAACTACTTATGCTGCTGGAAACGCAGGGTAATGTTCAGGTCCTGTCCAGCCCCAGGATCTCAACGGTGAATAATCAAAAAGCTATTATTCGGGTGGGCTCGGATGAATTTTTTGTAACCGGCATTTCCAATAATACAACGACCAGCGCATCAAGTATTCAGAATATTCCAGAAGTGGAGTTGGAATCGTTCTTTAGCGGAATCGCCTTGGATGTTACGCCACAAATTGCTGAAGACGGTGATGTGATTTTACACGTTCATCCCATCGTGAGTCATGTAGAAGATCAGATTAAAGAAATCAACGTTGGCGATAGCTTATTCTCTTTGCCCTTAGCGCTGCGTGATGTTAGAGAGTCCGACAGTATTGTTAGAGCAAAGAGCGGACAAATCGTTGTTCTGGGCGGGCTTATGCAGGAGTCCACAACAGACGTGGCCGGTAAGCGTCCGTTTCTTGGCGATATTCCTGTTGTGAATTCGTTGTTTAAAACCCGTCAAACCAAGAGAGTCAAAACGGAATTAGTTATTTTAATGCGCCCCATTGTTGTCGATGAAAACACGTGGGAGGAGGAGTTGTCTCGTACGACGAAAAACATTGGTGGTATGTCCGATACTTATCGCGCAAGAGAATAG